From the Lolium rigidum isolate FL_2022 chromosome 2, APGP_CSIRO_Lrig_0.1, whole genome shotgun sequence genome, one window contains:
- the LOC124686910 gene encoding glutathione S-transferase Z1-like — translation MAEPCAPASRPILYSYWRSSCSHRVRIALNLKGVDYEYKAVNLLKGEQSDPEFMKINPMKFVPALVDGDAVIGDSYAIALYLEDKYPEPPLLPKDLKMKALNIQIASIVCSGIQPLHNLTLLRYIEQKVGTGESVPWVQQQIDKGFTAVENMIKACAGKYATGDEVQLADVFLAPQIFGAVTRFQIDMSNYPTLARVHDEYMRHPAFQAALPDRQPDAPSSA, via the exons ATGGCGGAGCCGTGCGCGCCGGCGTCGAGGCCGATCCTGTACTCGTACTGGCGCAGCTCCTGCTCCCACCGCGTCCGCATCGCGCTCAATCTCAAAG GTGTGGATTACGAGTACAAGGCGGTGAACCTCCTCAAGGGCGAGCAGTCTGATCCCG AGTTCATGAAGATTAACCCTATGAAGTTCGTCCCTGCGTTGGTCGACGGCGATGCAGTAATCGGTGACTCTTACGCTATAGCATTG TATTTGGAGGACAAGTACCCTGAGCCTCCTCTCCTGCCTAAAGACCTTAAGATGAAGGCCTTGAATATACAG ATAGCAAGCATTGTGTGTTCTGGTATTCAACCTCTTCACAATCTCACCTTGCTG AGATACATTGAGCAAAAGGTTGGTACAGGGGAGAGCGTCCCGTGGGTCCAACAACAGATTGATAAAGGTTTCACAG CTGTTGAGAACATGATAAAAGCCTGTGCTGGGAAGTATGCTACTGGAGATGAAGTCCAGCTG GCAGACGTATTCCTTGCACCCCAGATTTTTGGCGCAGTAACTCGCTTTCAAATTGATATG TCAAACTATCCTACCCTCGCGAGGGTCCATGATGAGTATATGAGACACCCTGCATTTCAAGCTGCGCTCCCTGATAGGCAGCCAGACGCCCCTTCCTCTGCCTAG
- the LOC124692083 gene encoding glyoxylate/succinic semialdehyde reductase 1-like gives MEVGFLGLGIMGKAMAANLLRHGFRVTVWNRTLSKCDELVAMGATVGDTPAAVVAKCKYTIAMLSDPSAALSVVFDKDGVLEQIGEGKGYVDMSTVDAATSCKISEAVKQKGGAFVEAPVSGSKKPAEDGQLVILAAGDKALYDNMVPAFDVLGKKSFFLGEIGNGAKMKLVVNMIMGSMMNAFSEGLCLADKSGLSPQTLLDVLDLGAVANPMFKMKGPSMLQGSYNPAFPLKHQQKDMRLALSLGDETAVAMPVAAAANEAFKKARSLGLGDLDFSAVHEVLKGAGGSA, from the exons ATGGAGGTGGGCTTCTTGGGGCTGGGCATCATGGGGAAGGCAATGGCGGCCAACCTCCTCCGCCACGGCTTCCGCGTCACCGTCTGGAACCGGACCCTCTCCAAG tgCGACGAGCTCGTCGCGATGGGCGCTACCGTCGGGGACACGCCGGCGGCGGTCGTCGCCAAGTGCAAGTACACCATCGCCATGCTCTCCGATCCCAGCGCCGCGCTATCC GTTGTTTTCGACAAGGACGGTGTGCTCGAGCAAATCGGGGAGGGGAAGGGCTATGTGGACATGTCCACTGTTGATGCCGCAACATCTTGCAAGATAAGCGAG GCAGTTAAACAAAAAGGCGGAGCTTTTGTTGAAGCTCCAGTTTCAGGGAGCAAGAAGCCAGCTGAAGATGGTCAATTGGTCATTCTTGCTGCAGGGGACAAG GCACTATATGATAACATGGTCCCTGCATTTGATGTACTTGGGAAAAAGTCGTTCTTCCTGGGGGAGATAGGAAATGGAGCAAAGATGAAACTGGTTGTCAACATGATCATGGGAAG TATGATGAATGCTTTTTCTGAGGGACTCTGTTTGGCTGACAAAAGTGGGTTGAGCCCCCAGACGCTTCTTGATGTCCTG GACCTCGGCGCGGTCGCAAATCCAATGTTCAAGATGAAAGGGCCTTCAATGTTGCAGGGCAGCTACAATCCTGCATTCCCCCTCAAGCATCAGCAGAAGGATATGAGGTTGGCTCTTTCCCTAGGAGATGAAACTGCTGTGGCCATGCCAGTCGCAGCTGCTGCGAATGAG gcattcaagaaagcaagaagtTTGGGACTAGGGGACCTGGATTTTTCAGCGGTCCACGAGGTGTTGAAAGGAGCGGGTGGCTCAGCTTGA